The Argentina anserina chromosome 3, drPotAnse1.1, whole genome shotgun sequence genome includes a region encoding these proteins:
- the LOC126787643 gene encoding 40S ribosomal protein S14, whose translation MPPLQSSVGFYQIAEKRHLVQPRPNPVATMSKHKKIREPKEENVTLGPAVRDGEHVFGVAHIFASFNDTFIHVTDLSGRETLVRITGGMKVKADRDESSPYAAMLAAQDVSTRCKELGITALHIKLRATGGNKTKTPGPGAQSALRALARSGMRIGRIEDVTPIPTDSTRRKGGRRGRRL comes from the exons ATGCCCCCGCTTCAGTCCTCCGTTGGGTTTTACCAAATAGCTGAAAAGCGCCACTTGGTCCAACCCCGACCAAACCCAGTCGCAACCATG TCGAAGCATAAGAAGATTAGGGAGCCAAAGGAAGAGAATGTCACTCTCGGTCCTGCTGTCAGAGATGGTGAACATGTTTTTGGTGTTGCCCACATTTTCGCCTCGTTTAATGATACTTTCATT CATGTGACTGATCTCTCTGGAAGGGAAACTTTAGTCCGTATTACTG GTGGTATGAAGGTGAAAGCCGACAGAGATGAGTCTTCCCCATATGCAGCTATGCTTGCAGCGCAAGATGTTTCTACTAGATGCAAG GAATTAGGTATTACTGCACTTCATATTAAGTTGCGGGCAACTGGTGGCAACAAAACTAAGACACCTGGCCCTGGTGCCCAGTCTGCACTCCGTGCTCTTGCTCGTTCTGGAATGAGAATTGGTCGTATTG AGGATGTGACTCCAATTCCCACTGATAGCACCCGCAGAAAGGGTGGTAGGAGAGGAAGAAGGCTGTGA